The following are encoded together in the Thalassomonas haliotis genome:
- the thpR gene encoding RNA 2',3'-cyclic phosphodiesterase produces MNRYFFALNLSHKCKRQLVRWRETELALPCRPVAEDNLHITLAFLGQLTDEQKHQLLSGAEVVAASLKNKAITPLNFDRLGYFKRPKVMYLANKQIPDWQNKLAAGLAKLAQQTGLTQEDRRYLSHITLYRKVNALPGTLPLANVLIPIDSFSLFQSLSTETGVRYQAVKSWRLTRLTRAG; encoded by the coding sequence ATGAACCGCTATTTTTTTGCTCTGAACCTGAGCCATAAATGTAAAAGGCAGCTGGTGCGCTGGCGAGAAACTGAGCTGGCACTGCCCTGCCGCCCGGTAGCCGAAGACAACCTCCATATTACCCTGGCGTTTCTCGGGCAATTAACGGATGAGCAAAAACATCAGCTGCTAAGTGGAGCAGAAGTTGTGGCGGCGTCATTAAAAAATAAAGCAATAACCCCGTTAAACTTTGATCGCCTGGGTTATTTTAAACGGCCTAAAGTGATGTATCTGGCAAATAAGCAAATTCCTGACTGGCAAAATAAACTGGCGGCAGGGCTGGCAAAACTGGCACAGCAGACGGGGTTGACCCAGGAAGATCGCCGCTACCTTTCCCATATCACTCTTTACCGCAAAGTAAACGCCTTACCCGGGACGTTGCCGCTAGCCAATGTGCTTATCCCCATAGACAGCTTCAGTTTATTTCAATCGCTTTCAACAGAAACCGGGGTGCGTTACCAGGCGGTGAAAAGCTGGCGCCTGACAAGGCTTACCCGGGCGGGATAA